The following coding sequences are from one Formosa haliotis window:
- a CDS encoding hybrid sensor histidine kinase/response regulator transcription factor, whose amino-acid sequence MNNQPIVGVEFLSDSELLVATSTKIFKVDYNENDNYSIGFLEITLDKGVDNIKEILKINNSIWIGTNAGLYQTFYENSQLITVGSYFTTSDENFKNSKFDIQSLYLDHEKNLWIGSRNYGALKYDFNEETFTSFQYDSKYSNGLTSNRVNCFYEDDFGVLWIGTAQGGLNKYDKNLKDFQNYSHNAFDNHSLSSNLITDLVEDKNGKVWVSFFRSEISRSAEPLNLNSGKRISFSRLNNQLKKLENEWVITLFQDLKGYWWIGTNKSVYVYDENRDVLKAIELKNNGVPESLIFNRVIHQIDSNHVLLAGPKVFLLKNPWDYIFNDKPLEVESELFDIGNNQINAYKKDTFGNHWFASNQGLYRIRIENNLWEIKDFLTNNSENENLELSYNYIFDVHVAANKTVWLGTYGGGLVKINLNENGEPNHIKGFHRKDGLKDEVIYGILEDDEGLLWMSTDMGICSLNPDTEKFYFYDVNDGVLSNNFRQSAFLKTKEGIMLMGGVDGLTIFDPKKIIKNNKEPKVIISRLNINNEPVVPGKKINGKVILKKSISDTENLEVNHANRNLSLDIIVQHSSTPNKNKVAYKLEGVNQDWIEINGGKTTATYTNLNSGTYNFLYKGANGDGLWTPEQHFKIQVLSPWYLRWWSLTLWLCLALLLAHAIMRYLVRLEKLNQRLKFEQLEKERVREMNQAKLRFFTNISHDFKTPLSLIIGPLEKIAEQYKTEDNKKYFSIIQNNIIRLQRLIDQLISYRKAETGHLEVHYSKVTLGNFMYPLMEAFEDYAHRSLLNFYYKIDNPNQLISIDISKTERILLNLFSNAVKYSGSYKEVSIEAGIITLNGEDVLSLRVTNTGGEISPEKIDRIFDRFYRGVDEKQDWNGTGIGLALCKSLVELMKGTISVTSEADKKTEFTITLPITNEGEQLEEKAIQKHHKIVTDWLPSELESIQDEVNDASRPTLLIIDDEQDVRTFLYEAFKDHYNVELAVDGEDGLLKLKENPPQLVISDVMMPKLDGYDLCKQIKSDSEFCHIPVILLTAMDDNTKRLEGLELGADDYIVKPFSIKYLEVRVKKLIENKQRIFQYYSNNSFLPQDSLISSSKDKNFLQKINLSIEKNMSNSSFGVEELAADIGMSTSHFYRKLKELTGQAPNFYLRNFRMQKAAEILTANKNLTAADVMFEIGIESKSYYSSAFKKIHGVSPSEFVKK is encoded by the coding sequence AGTAGGTGTTGAATTTTTATCAGATTCTGAATTATTGGTTGCTACCTCTACAAAAATATTTAAAGTAGACTATAATGAAAATGACAACTATTCTATAGGTTTTTTAGAGATAACTTTAGATAAAGGTGTTGATAACATAAAAGAAATTCTTAAGATTAATAATTCTATTTGGATAGGTACAAACGCTGGTCTCTATCAAACTTTTTACGAAAATAGCCAACTTATTACTGTTGGAAGTTACTTTACAACTAGTGATGAAAATTTTAAAAACTCAAAATTTGATATACAATCCTTATACTTAGATCACGAAAAGAATTTATGGATTGGTTCTCGTAATTACGGTGCACTGAAATATGATTTTAATGAAGAAACCTTTACATCTTTTCAATACGACTCTAAATATAGTAATGGACTAACTAGTAATAGGGTAAATTGTTTTTACGAAGATGATTTTGGTGTGCTATGGATAGGTACTGCTCAAGGAGGACTCAATAAATACGATAAGAATTTAAAAGATTTTCAAAATTATTCTCATAATGCGTTTGATAATCATTCACTGTCAAGTAATTTAATAACGGATTTAGTTGAGGATAAAAATGGAAAAGTTTGGGTGTCTTTCTTTAGAAGCGAAATTAGTAGATCGGCAGAACCACTAAATTTAAATAGCGGAAAGCGAATTTCATTTAGTAGGCTTAATAATCAATTAAAGAAATTAGAAAATGAATGGGTAATTACCCTGTTTCAGGACTTAAAGGGCTATTGGTGGATAGGTACCAATAAAAGTGTTTATGTATACGATGAAAATAGAGATGTATTAAAAGCTATTGAATTAAAGAATAATGGTGTTCCCGAAAGTTTAATTTTTAATCGCGTCATCCATCAAATAGATTCTAATCACGTTTTATTAGCAGGTCCGAAAGTGTTTTTATTAAAAAATCCTTGGGATTATATTTTTAATGATAAACCTTTAGAGGTAGAGTCAGAATTATTTGATATAGGTAATAATCAAATAAATGCCTATAAAAAAGATACTTTTGGAAATCATTGGTTTGCGAGTAACCAAGGACTTTACCGTATTAGAATAGAAAATAATTTATGGGAAATTAAAGATTTTTTAACAAATAACTCTGAAAATGAAAATCTAGAATTAAGCTATAACTATATTTTTGATGTTCATGTAGCGGCCAATAAAACGGTTTGGTTGGGTACTTATGGCGGCGGACTTGTAAAGATTAATTTGAATGAAAACGGTGAACCAAATCACATAAAAGGATTTCATAGGAAAGATGGTTTAAAAGATGAAGTAATATATGGGATTTTAGAGGATGATGAGGGATTATTATGGATGAGTACAGATATGGGAATTTGTTCTCTTAATCCAGATACTGAGAAATTTTATTTTTACGATGTAAATGATGGGGTGTTAAGTAATAATTTCAGACAATCCGCATTTTTAAAAACAAAGGAAGGTATCATGTTAATGGGTGGTGTAGATGGTTTAACCATCTTTGATCCAAAAAAAATTATTAAAAATAATAAAGAACCAAAAGTTATTATCTCCCGATTAAACATTAATAATGAGCCGGTTGTTCCTGGGAAAAAAATAAACGGAAAAGTGATATTAAAAAAATCTATTTCCGATACAGAAAACTTAGAAGTTAATCATGCCAATAGAAACCTTTCTCTAGATATTATAGTTCAGCATAGTTCTACACCGAATAAAAATAAAGTAGCTTATAAATTAGAAGGAGTAAATCAAGATTGGATTGAAATAAATGGAGGAAAAACAACTGCGACCTACACGAATTTGAATTCTGGAACTTATAATTTTTTATATAAAGGTGCGAATGGGGATGGCCTTTGGACTCCAGAACAACATTTTAAAATACAAGTACTTTCGCCTTGGTATTTAAGATGGTGGAGTTTGACGTTGTGGTTATGTTTAGCACTATTACTTGCTCATGCCATTATGAGGTATTTGGTTAGGTTAGAAAAACTAAATCAAAGATTAAAATTCGAGCAACTTGAAAAAGAAAGAGTACGTGAAATGAATCAGGCAAAATTAAGATTCTTCACGAACATATCTCATGATTTTAAAACACCATTATCTTTAATAATTGGTCCGCTTGAAAAAATAGCAGAACAATATAAAACTGAGGATAATAAAAAGTACTTTTCAATCATACAAAATAATATCATTAGATTACAACGTTTAATAGATCAATTAATATCGTACAGAAAGGCAGAAACCGGGCATCTAGAGGTACATTATTCAAAAGTGACTTTAGGGAACTTTATGTATCCTTTAATGGAAGCCTTTGAGGATTATGCGCACAGATCTCTTCTCAATTTTTATTACAAAATAGATAATCCTAATCAGTTAATTTCTATAGATATAAGTAAAACCGAACGTATTTTACTCAATTTATTCTCAAACGCCGTAAAATATTCTGGATCTTATAAAGAGGTAAGTATAGAAGCAGGAATTATTACTTTGAATGGTGAAGATGTATTGTCTTTAAGGGTTACCAATACAGGGGGAGAAATATCTCCTGAGAAAATAGATAGAATTTTTGATCGGTTTTATAGAGGTGTGGATGAAAAGCAAGATTGGAATGGAACAGGTATTGGCCTTGCGCTTTGTAAATCGTTGGTAGAGTTAATGAAAGGAACCATTTCGGTGACTAGTGAAGCAGATAAGAAAACAGAGTTTACAATTACCCTACCTATTACAAATGAAGGGGAGCAGTTAGAAGAGAAGGCGATACAAAAACATCATAAAATTGTTACCGATTGGTTACCATCAGAATTAGAGAGTATACAGGATGAGGTTAATGATGCATCACGTCCTACTTTATTAATTATAGACGACGAACAGGATGTTAGAACATTTTTATATGAAGCTTTTAAAGACCATTATAATGTAGAACTGGCTGTAGATGGTGAAGATGGATTATTAAAATTAAAGGAAAATCCACCGCAGCTTGTTATTAGTGATGTCATGATGCCTAAATTGGATGGGTATGATTTGTGTAAACAAATTAAATCCGATTCAGAGTTCTGTCATATCCCGGTTATTCTTTTAACCGCTATGGATGATAATACAAAACGACTTGAAGGTTTAGAATTAGGGGCCGATGATTATATAGTAAAACCATTTTCTATAAAATACCTCGAGGTTAGAGTTAAAAAACTAATAGAAAATAAGCAGCGAATTTTTCAATATTATTCTAATAATAGTTTCTTGCCTCAAGATTCACTTATAAGCTCTTCTAAAGACAAGAATTTTTTACAAAAAATAAACCTTTCGATAGAGAAAAATATGTCTAATTCATCCTTTGGAGTTGAAGAATTAGCTGCAGATATCGGAATGAGTACATCTCATTTCTACAGAAAACTTAAAGAATTAACAGGGCAAGCTCCTAATTTTTATCTTAGAAACTTTCGTATGCAAAAAGCAGCAGAGATCTTAACTGCTAATAAAAACTTAACTGCAGCCGACGTTATGTTTGAAATAGGAATTGAATCAAAATCCTATTATTCTTCAGCATTTAAAAAAATACACGGTGTTTCTCCTTCAGAATTTGTTAAAAAATAA
- a CDS encoding alpha-L-fucosidase, whose protein sequence is MFKGRNVLLLFIMLSVVSFQSFAQEKQGEESMDKMWGENSVVDGDIREGRGKFFDQSNFGMFIHWGLFSELAGKWNNKTYYGIGEWLMNPRVANIRPEDYMKVADDFNPSKFDAKAIAQLAKDAGMKYIIITSKHHEGFAMFDSKASDFNIVDATPFARDPMKELSAACHELGLGFGFYYSHYQDWTTPGAAGGPTQNSDGSEATFKEYFYNKCKPQVKEICSNYGDIDFVWFDTPGGMPEEYVKELADMVRELQPNTMLCSRVGYGLGDYVSHGDMEVPPVNLDILWESCDTNNDSWSYAWYDNNFKSPKEILHRLISTVGRGGTYLFNVGPNGEGEVPEIGVKFLEQAGTWIKKYPQVIYDAGSSPWGHALSWGDVTTKGNSLFLSVFEWPQDGKLYLPGLENEIVSAEILGGKSNEKIKYSKKNNWIIFDVPYKTPDSPVSVIEVKLKETPKVNGTHGIYPNIATTILTDFATITDTEKKSIRWMEKFGEWKKTTQVSNWKKSGVAKFEVNVLEPGYYYLDLEYTGEGRLVWKTTTDEGIMVQNEQAATGKYQAYPMGILEFKTAGQHTISVSLVSKDQEESSLKSIIIKPIQ, encoded by the coding sequence ATGTTTAAAGGTAGAAATGTTTTATTGCTATTTATAATGCTTTCAGTAGTTTCTTTCCAGTCTTTTGCTCAGGAAAAGCAAGGTGAAGAAAGTATGGATAAAATGTGGGGCGAAAATTCTGTAGTAGATGGCGATATTAGAGAAGGGCGTGGAAAGTTCTTCGACCAAAGTAATTTTGGAATGTTTATTCATTGGGGGCTATTTTCGGAATTAGCAGGAAAATGGAATAATAAAACATATTATGGTATTGGTGAATGGCTAATGAATCCGCGTGTAGCGAATATTCGTCCAGAAGATTATATGAAAGTAGCAGATGATTTTAATCCATCTAAATTCGATGCCAAGGCTATAGCGCAATTAGCGAAGGATGCTGGAATGAAGTATATAATCATTACCAGTAAACACCATGAAGGATTTGCAATGTTCGATTCTAAAGCTAGTGATTTTAATATTGTAGACGCTACCCCTTTTGCAAGAGATCCTATGAAGGAACTTTCTGCAGCATGTCATGAATTAGGTTTAGGTTTTGGATTTTATTACTCGCATTATCAGGATTGGACAACGCCTGGAGCTGCTGGTGGTCCTACTCAAAATTCAGATGGTAGCGAAGCTACGTTTAAAGAATATTTCTACAATAAATGCAAACCTCAAGTTAAAGAAATCTGTAGTAATTACGGAGATATAGATTTCGTGTGGTTCGATACACCTGGTGGTATGCCAGAAGAGTATGTAAAAGAGCTTGCAGACATGGTACGTGAATTACAGCCCAACACCATGTTATGTAGTAGAGTGGGGTATGGATTAGGAGATTATGTGAGTCATGGAGATATGGAAGTGCCTCCAGTAAACTTAGATATACTTTGGGAAAGTTGCGATACTAACAACGATTCCTGGTCTTATGCTTGGTACGATAATAATTTTAAAAGTCCGAAAGAAATCTTACACAGATTAATTTCTACAGTAGGACGAGGTGGTACGTATTTATTTAATGTTGGGCCAAACGGTGAAGGTGAAGTGCCTGAGATTGGTGTTAAGTTTTTAGAACAAGCTGGTACTTGGATTAAAAAATACCCACAAGTTATTTATGATGCAGGTAGCTCTCCTTGGGGACATGCTTTATCATGGGGTGATGTTACAACAAAAGGTAATTCATTATTCTTATCTGTATTCGAATGGCCTCAAGACGGAAAATTATATTTACCAGGACTAGAAAATGAAATTGTTTCTGCCGAAATATTAGGAGGGAAAAGCAACGAAAAGATTAAATATTCAAAGAAAAATAATTGGATAATTTTTGATGTGCCTTATAAAACTCCAGATTCACCTGTCTCGGTTATTGAAGTAAAATTAAAGGAGACACCAAAGGTAAATGGTACTCATGGTATTTATCCAAATATAGCAACAACCATACTAACAGATTTTGCAACTATAACAGATACCGAAAAGAAATCTATTAGATGGATGGAGAAATTTGGCGAGTGGAAAAAAACTACTCAAGTGAGTAATTGGAAAAAAAGTGGTGTTGCTAAATTTGAAGTTAATGTGTTAGAACCTGGATATTATTATTTAGACTTAGAGTACACCGGAGAAGGTAGGTTGGTTTGGAAGACTACTACAGATGAAGGGATAATGGTTCAAAATGAGCAGGCAGCCACAGGAAAATACCAAGCTTATCCAATGGGGATTTTAGAGTTTAAAACAGCGGGACAACATACCATTTCGGTATCCTTGGTCTCTAAAGACCAAGAGGAATCAAGTTTAAAATCAATTATCATAAAACCAATTCAGTAA
- a CDS encoding arylsulfatase, translated as MTNLTKLFSFLALLTITISCKSDPKQDDKKQPNIIVVITDDQGYGDVAHNGNTIIKTPTIDSFAKQGVSLTNYHVATTCAPTRAGLLTGRNCNRNGVWHTIMGASMLNREEVTIADVLKENGYKTGMFGKWHLGDNHPFTPQERGFDETFYHGGGGVGQTPDYWNNDYFDDTYHRNGKPEKVEGYCTDVWFDEAIKFIEAKKNDPFLCYLSLNAPHSPFNVPQKYYDLYKDEESLLETQKRFYGMITNVDDNFSRLLNKLDALEIAENTIVIFTTDNGTSNGYHVDKNTGDVHGYNAGMRGTKASEYEGGHRVPFIIRWPNGKLEGGKSLSDLVSHVDLLPTLTSLAGIDYTSEKVMDGTDVSAYLTGESKLKERYLVVDTQRISWPEKGKNSCVMQGDWRLIKGNELYNLVEDPGQTKNLAEEYPERVADMNAFYETWWESVIKETKYSTIDLGVDEEEVITCHDARTVDYYPPWNQRMIRVGNPMKPAPFFVNFVNPGTYTFKLRRWPAESGVSLGAEIPDEIPETATTDPRVRGKAMTFKKAFVKIGDQEVSVDVNNATQSADIELELEQGKTELLAWFELESGELTNAFYINVEKHSKQ; from the coding sequence ATGACAAATTTAACCAAGCTTTTCTCGTTTTTAGCTCTTCTTACGATAACGATTTCGTGTAAATCAGATCCGAAGCAAGACGATAAAAAGCAGCCTAACATTATTGTGGTCATAACTGATGACCAAGGGTATGGAGATGTAGCGCACAATGGGAATACAATCATTAAAACGCCAACTATAGATTCTTTTGCTAAGCAGGGTGTAAGTTTAACCAATTATCATGTAGCTACCACATGCGCACCTACAAGGGCAGGATTATTAACGGGAAGAAATTGTAATAGAAATGGTGTCTGGCATACCATTATGGGGGCTTCTATGTTGAATAGAGAGGAAGTGACTATTGCCGATGTTTTAAAAGAAAACGGTTATAAAACAGGAATGTTTGGAAAATGGCACCTTGGAGATAACCATCCTTTTACTCCTCAAGAACGCGGTTTTGATGAAACTTTTTACCATGGAGGTGGTGGTGTAGGACAAACGCCAGATTACTGGAATAATGATTATTTCGATGATACGTATCATCGAAACGGAAAACCAGAAAAGGTTGAAGGGTATTGTACCGATGTATGGTTCGATGAAGCCATAAAATTTATCGAAGCTAAAAAGAACGATCCATTTTTATGTTATTTAAGTTTAAATGCGCCTCACTCTCCATTTAATGTACCACAAAAATATTACGATTTATATAAAGATGAAGAAAGCCTTTTAGAAACGCAAAAACGTTTTTATGGGATGATTACTAATGTAGATGATAATTTTTCTAGACTGTTAAATAAATTAGATGCATTAGAAATTGCAGAAAATACCATTGTCATATTTACAACAGATAACGGAACTTCTAATGGATATCACGTTGATAAAAATACAGGAGACGTTCATGGTTATAACGCCGGAATGCGCGGTACTAAAGCTAGTGAGTATGAAGGCGGTCACCGCGTGCCGTTTATTATAAGATGGCCAAACGGAAAATTGGAAGGCGGCAAATCACTTTCAGATTTAGTATCTCATGTCGATCTGTTACCAACCTTAACATCGTTAGCAGGTATCGATTATACGTCTGAAAAAGTGATGGATGGCACCGATGTTAGCGCCTATTTAACAGGAGAATCAAAACTTAAGGAACGCTATTTAGTAGTCGATACCCAACGTATTTCATGGCCTGAAAAAGGTAAGAATAGCTGTGTTATGCAAGGCGATTGGCGATTAATTAAAGGAAATGAGTTATATAATCTAGTCGAAGATCCTGGTCAGACTAAAAATTTAGCGGAAGAATATCCAGAGCGTGTGGCCGATATGAATGCCTTCTATGAAACCTGGTGGGAAAGTGTAATTAAAGAAACGAAGTATTCAACCATAGATTTAGGTGTGGATGAAGAAGAGGTTATAACCTGCCATGATGCTAGAACGGTAGATTATTACCCGCCTTGGAACCAAAGAATGATTCGTGTAGGAAATCCTATGAAACCAGCACCGTTCTTCGTGAATTTTGTAAATCCAGGGACTTACACCTTTAAATTAAGACGCTGGCCAGCAGAAAGTGGCGTATCACTTGGTGCTGAAATTCCAGATGAAATTCCAGAAACAGCTACAACCGATCCTAGAGTTAGAGGAAAGGCCATGACTTTTAAAAAGGCATTTGTGAAAATTGGAGATCAAGAAGTTTCGGTAGATGTTAATAATGCAACACAATCGGCCGATATAGAATTAGAATTAGAACAAGGTAAAACCGAGTTATTGGCTTGGTTCGAATTAGAAAGCGGTGAGTTAACAAACGCCTTTTATATAAACGTAGAAAAGCACTCTAAACAATAA
- a CDS encoding sulfatase family protein encodes MRIRFSFILMCLVLIIGQTVLAQSKSDKPNIIFIFADDWGYGDLSAHGSTWVETPHIDKMIADGMDFSNFTVNSPVCSPSRVAVMTGQFPARQSIHQHFQGWKAHVQRGMPDWMDPSDMSLPREFQKAGYVTGHFGKWHLGWSAKDAPTENEYGYDEYATFNGSKTIDIPKAGSIGVDYAEDFIKRHKDQPFFINLWLHEAHTAHYPQERFMNQFGELDEQKQVYASIIAEGDEAVGRITKLLKALGLEENTLVVFSTDNGPEWEGGEDEKQHKGDPVGLGKYYSVGETGGLKGQKRSLFAGGIRVPFVAKWPNVIPKGVKDDNSVVTAVDLLPTFLEAANIPMPEDYKPDGESMMRALTGKRFTRSKPIFWEWKGGTSKAYTWPTLGVRDGDWKLVVDVTGNKYELFNLKNDWKEDHDLAKSNPKKAQELLEEIKEWKATLPTEPRASCLSSVRK; translated from the coding sequence ATGAGAATAAGATTCAGTTTCATATTAATGTGTTTGGTTTTAATCATTGGTCAAACAGTGTTGGCGCAATCAAAATCAGATAAACCTAATATCATTTTCATTTTTGCAGATGATTGGGGGTATGGCGATTTAAGTGCTCATGGAAGTACTTGGGTTGAAACACCTCACATAGATAAAATGATTGCCGATGGTATGGATTTTTCCAATTTCACCGTAAACAGTCCGGTGTGTTCGCCTAGTAGGGTAGCGGTAATGACGGGGCAATTTCCTGCGAGACAGAGTATTCATCAGCATTTTCAAGGATGGAAAGCGCATGTGCAGAGAGGGATGCCAGATTGGATGGATCCTTCAGATATGTCTTTACCAAGAGAATTTCAAAAGGCAGGTTACGTAACGGGGCATTTTGGGAAATGGCATTTAGGATGGTCTGCTAAAGATGCACCAACGGAAAACGAATATGGATACGATGAGTATGCTACGTTTAACGGTTCTAAAACTATCGATATTCCAAAGGCCGGATCTATAGGTGTAGATTATGCCGAAGATTTTATTAAGCGTCATAAAGATCAGCCGTTTTTTATCAATTTATGGTTACATGAAGCGCATACGGCACATTATCCTCAAGAACGATTTATGAACCAATTTGGTGAGTTGGATGAACAAAAACAAGTATATGCTTCAATAATTGCAGAAGGAGATGAAGCTGTTGGCCGAATCACAAAATTATTAAAAGCTTTAGGACTAGAGGAAAACACTTTGGTCGTGTTTTCAACAGATAATGGGCCTGAATGGGAAGGTGGTGAAGATGAAAAGCAACATAAGGGAGATCCCGTTGGCTTAGGAAAATATTATTCAGTAGGAGAAACAGGCGGACTTAAAGGTCAGAAAAGATCTTTGTTCGCAGGAGGAATTCGGGTGCCTTTTGTAGCCAAGTGGCCAAATGTCATTCCAAAAGGTGTTAAAGATGATAATTCTGTGGTGACAGCGGTAGACTTATTGCCAACGTTTTTAGAAGCTGCTAATATCCCGATGCCTGAAGATTATAAACCAGACGGAGAAAGTATGATGCGAGCATTAACAGGAAAGAGATTTACAAGAAGTAAACCTATTTTCTGGGAATGGAAAGGTGGAACTAGTAAAGCTTATACTTGGCCAACTTTAGGGGTTAGAGATGGCGATTGGAAATTAGTAGTTGATGTTACGGGTAATAAATACGAATTATTTAACCTTAAAAATGATTGGAAAGAAGATCATGATTTAGCTAAAAGTAACCCTAAAAAAGCACAAGAACTTTTAGAAGAAATTAAAGAATGGAAAGCAACACTTCCAACAGAACCACGAGCAAGTTGTTTGTCTTCGGTTAGAAAATAA
- a CDS encoding alpha-L-fucosidase, producing MKNLMLQHIKIGVLVFVIGFTSCKQNQAKTVERVQDEEPSSLTYEQMSASKEVAKEAFNDAKYGMFIHWGLYAIPGGIWKGKKMEELKGPRVAEWIQFGAEIPRAEYAELATQFNPIHFDADGVAKLAKDAGMKYLVITSKHHDGFAMYDSKVSDYDVVDASPYAKDIVKELYDACEKYDIDFGLYYSHNIDWMDGNDCGLSEYLAAGGEELPRVKRKAGVNTWDPSPNTFTEYLENKAYPQVKEILTKFPNMTTLWYDYPHYVTPDESMEFYKIAYDLQPNMLVNSRVGNDLGDFDIPGDNKIPTDHLAITKPWQTVGTTNNSWGYKSYDHDWKSVKELLFWLTEIVSKGGNYMLNIGPDALGDVPEESVNNLLEVGKFLEVNGEAIYNTRKWKVTHEGPTKIEMNGTHDRANKADLKFEFTPNDFWFTKKEHTIYAISLANPKAPVVIKSITRDAAGPVKAVSLLGSDEKIAWKQTDEGLEVDLGTAQENPNGYALKIEI from the coding sequence ATGAAAAACTTAATGTTACAACATATAAAAATTGGAGTCCTAGTATTTGTTATAGGGTTTACTAGCTGTAAACAAAATCAAGCTAAAACTGTGGAGCGGGTACAAGACGAGGAACCATCATCGTTGACTTACGAACAAATGAGTGCCTCTAAAGAGGTAGCGAAGGAAGCCTTTAATGATGCCAAATATGGGATGTTTATTCATTGGGGATTATACGCTATTCCTGGAGGTATTTGGAAAGGAAAAAAAATGGAGGAGTTAAAAGGGCCTAGAGTAGCAGAATGGATACAATTTGGTGCAGAAATCCCTAGAGCTGAATATGCAGAATTAGCGACTCAGTTTAATCCAATACATTTTGATGCCGATGGTGTTGCAAAACTGGCTAAAGATGCAGGAATGAAATATTTAGTGATTACCTCTAAACATCATGATGGTTTTGCAATGTATGACTCTAAAGTGAGTGACTATGATGTAGTTGACGCTAGTCCATATGCTAAAGATATTGTTAAGGAATTATATGATGCTTGTGAGAAATACGATATCGATTTCGGTTTGTACTATTCGCATAATATAGACTGGATGGACGGGAATGATTGTGGACTTTCAGAATATTTAGCAGCAGGAGGAGAAGAACTTCCTCGAGTAAAGCGTAAGGCAGGAGTAAATACTTGGGATCCGAGTCCAAATACGTTTACAGAGTATTTAGAAAACAAGGCTTATCCTCAGGTAAAGGAAATACTAACAAAATTCCCTAATATGACTACGCTGTGGTATGATTATCCACATTATGTGACTCCAGATGAAAGTATGGAATTTTATAAAATTGCTTACGACTTGCAACCTAATATGCTAGTGAATTCTAGGGTAGGCAACGATTTAGGTGATTTTGATATTCCAGGAGATAATAAAATTCCTACCGACCATCTGGCCATAACAAAACCTTGGCAAACCGTAGGGACAACCAATAATTCATGGGGTTATAAGTCTTACGACCATGATTGGAAATCTGTAAAAGAATTATTGTTTTGGCTAACAGAAATAGTGAGCAAGGGGGGAAATTATATGTTGAACATTGGCCCAGATGCATTAGGTGATGTACCTGAAGAATCGGTTAATAATTTATTAGAAGTAGGGAAGTTTTTAGAGGTAAATGGCGAAGCGATTTACAATACGAGAAAATGGAAAGTGACTCATGAAGGTCCAACAAAAATAGAAATGAATGGAACGCATGATCGTGCGAATAAAGCAGATTTAAAATTTGAATTTACACCAAATGATTTTTGGTTTACTAAAAAGGAACATACCATTTATGCCATTTCATTAGCAAACCCAAAAGCTCCCGTGGTTATTAAAAGTATCACTAGAGATGCTGCTGGTCCTGTAAAAGCGGTGAGTCTTTTAGGAAGTGATGAAAAAATAGCATGGAAACAAACCGATGAAGGTTTAGAAGTTGACTTAGGTACAGCACAAGAGAATCCAAATGGTTATGCACTTAAAATAGAAATATAA
- a CDS encoding SGNH/GDSL hydrolase family protein encodes MVINEGCEACAAAWRNLSKFNATRYPFRYIEPTNGLPKVFLYGDSISIGYTEYVRATFEGKADVMRLHVNGSSSDQVILRMETFRKALFQPFLKEGWTFSWDVIHFNVGLHDLKYVYNGKLDKEKGKQVSTLKVYEDNLRNTITYLKETYPKAKLIFATTTPVPEGEEGRVHGDANKYNEVALTVMKSHPDIVINDLYTYAIPVQKEFADGPGNVHYTAEGYRLLGIEVANSIGNVLDIKPKECPSVEAITAKFNAYETKNKSE; translated from the coding sequence ATGGTAATTAATGAAGGTTGTGAAGCTTGTGCTGCTGCCTGGAGAAATCTAAGCAAATTTAATGCGACACGTTATCCGTTTAGATATATAGAGCCAACTAATGGTTTGCCAAAAGTGTTTCTATATGGCGATTCTATTTCTATAGGATATACTGAATATGTAAGAGCAACATTTGAAGGCAAAGCAGATGTAATGCGATTACATGTTAATGGAAGTTCTAGTGATCAAGTTATACTAAGAATGGAAACGTTTAGAAAAGCATTGTTTCAACCCTTTTTAAAAGAGGGCTGGACATTTTCTTGGGATGTTATTCATTTTAACGTGGGATTACATGATTTGAAATATGTGTATAACGGAAAATTAGATAAAGAAAAAGGTAAACAAGTTTCAACTTTAAAAGTATATGAAGATAACCTAAGAAATACCATCACTTATCTTAAAGAAACCTATCCTAAAGCGAAATTAATTTTCGCAACCACAACACCAGTTCCTGAAGGAGAAGAAGGTCGCGTACATGGAGATGCTAACAAATATAATGAGGTAGCCTTGACGGTCATGAAATCGCATCCGGATATTGTTATTAACGATTTGTACACCTATGCCATACCAGTTCAAAAAGAATTTGCAGATGGTCCCGGGAATGTGCACTATACAGCTGAAGGCTATAGATTACTAGGGATAGAAGTTGCAAATTCCATTGGAAATGTACTAGATATAAAACCTAAGGAATGCCCTTCAGTCGAAGCTATAACTGCTAAATTTAATGCTTATGAAACTAAAAACAAATCAGAATAG